One genomic window of Corynebacterium diphtheriae includes the following:
- a CDS encoding (2Fe-2S) ferredoxin domain-containing protein, with amino-acid sequence MSWADATIDWAPHAHSLDAHIAHLQGGDPNRGLTTVLSACAHSNRIILIPCTHDHSVGVSWVKRVARWWMHTTDWGGELYITGVGSDVSECRRITCTNPETLTNPAWQDPPPVAKHIIVCQGVRCLAKGADEALRELHDALDVADLLDTHVLVTRSACLYPCNRAPVMCVQPDMKWVGPVTSDTIDDVMRLVRGTGGRRNACGYEPRRS; translated from the coding sequence ATGTCGTGGGCCGACGCCACCATCGATTGGGCACCCCACGCCCACAGCCTCGACGCACACATAGCCCACCTCCAAGGAGGCGACCCCAACCGTGGCCTCACCACCGTGCTGTCAGCCTGCGCACACAGCAACCGCATCATCTTGATCCCCTGCACCCACGACCACAGCGTGGGTGTCTCCTGGGTAAAGCGGGTAGCGCGCTGGTGGATGCACACCACCGACTGGGGTGGCGAACTCTACATCACAGGAGTGGGGTCTGATGTTTCTGAGTGCCGGCGTATTACCTGCACAAACCCCGAAACCCTGACCAACCCCGCATGGCAAGATCCCCCACCGGTAGCCAAGCACATCATCGTCTGCCAGGGGGTGCGCTGCCTAGCCAAGGGTGCCGACGAAGCCCTGCGCGAACTGCATGACGCACTTGATGTTGCTGACCTCCTCGACACCCACGTACTGGTCACACGCTCCGCATGCCTCTACCCCTGCAACCGAGCACCAGTCATGTGCGTGCAACCAGACATGAAATGGGTAGGCCCCGTAACCTCCGACACCATCGACGATGTGATGCGGCTGGTAAGGGGCACAGGTGGGCGTCGCAACGCCTGCGGCTACGAGCCAAGAAGAAGCTGA
- a CDS encoding ABC transporter ATP-binding protein, translated as MITFSNAEWVTDGGDRIVHPTSLELPSRGLTAIIGPNGAGKTSLLRMAAGIVRPSAGEVTFQGRALGSIPARERAQQIALMEQQPATQLDLSVRDVVELGRIPFRSSWSFGQAADDRTIVESVMQRVSVDTLADRRWLTLSGGERQRVQLARALAQQPSFLLLDEPINHLDIAHQIAFLELVQSLDICTTAVMHDLDLVAAFCDYVVVVADGRVIAHGDIDSTLTEELIRDVFNVTVSVSNTDRRRVTWHFDH; from the coding sequence ATGATTACTTTTAGTAACGCTGAGTGGGTCACTGATGGTGGCGACCGCATTGTTCACCCCACGTCGTTGGAGTTGCCGAGTCGCGGGCTCACGGCGATCATTGGACCGAATGGTGCTGGTAAGACGTCCTTGCTGCGTATGGCTGCGGGCATTGTGCGGCCGTCGGCAGGCGAGGTGACGTTCCAAGGTCGTGCGTTGGGTTCGATCCCGGCGCGGGAGCGGGCGCAGCAGATTGCGCTTATGGAACAGCAGCCGGCAACGCAGCTTGATTTGTCGGTTCGCGATGTGGTGGAGCTGGGCCGGATTCCGTTTCGTAGTTCGTGGTCGTTTGGACAGGCGGCTGATGATCGCACGATTGTGGAATCGGTGATGCAGCGGGTGAGCGTGGATACGCTTGCCGACCGCCGCTGGCTCACACTCTCCGGCGGCGAACGCCAACGCGTCCAACTCGCCCGCGCACTGGCACAGCAGCCTTCCTTTTTGCTTCTCGACGAGCCCATCAACCACCTCGACATCGCGCACCAGATTGCGTTCCTTGAGCTCGTGCAATCCCTTGACATCTGCACTACCGCCGTCATGCACGATCTTGATCTGGTGGCTGCCTTCTGCGACTACGTTGTGGTGGTGGCAGATGGACGCGTGATCGCTCACGGGGACATTGACTCCACGTTGACCGAAGAGCTCATCCGCGACGTCTTCAATGTGACAGTCTCCGTAAGCAACACCGACCGCAGGCGGGTGACCTGGCACTTTGACCACTAG
- a CDS encoding ABC transporter substrate-binding protein encodes MKKCGFASLAALATAGLLSGCVGAPESNKSTEAAGDYQPVTVTNCGVETTFTAVPQHAVTTNQGATEMMLGLGLEDKMVGTAYLDDHVTPSLQKAFDKVPVLSDQSYPSKEKFFEVDPDFAYSAYSSAFTEKNLGSREQLKASGVNTRIIPYGCPEKKDQPSGASMDPVWEEAMTVAKIFDITERGEKVVQEQKDRFAALEKKAPAKGKKFVWYDSGDKDPYIGTGEGGPQMIINALGGKNIFESEKGNWAHLSWESVIEADPDFIVVADPTWDTAAKKIDYMKNDPVLSQLRAVKNDAFLKVKFSESTPGLSLINGAENLADQLAKLN; translated from the coding sequence ATGAAAAAGTGTGGGTTTGCCAGCTTGGCAGCGCTTGCCACTGCAGGACTGCTATCGGGCTGCGTCGGCGCACCGGAGTCGAACAAATCGACAGAGGCTGCCGGCGACTACCAGCCAGTGACCGTGACCAACTGTGGCGTAGAAACCACCTTCACCGCTGTACCGCAGCACGCTGTGACCACCAACCAAGGTGCAACCGAGATGATGCTGGGACTAGGCTTGGAAGACAAGATGGTGGGCACCGCCTACCTAGACGATCACGTCACCCCATCGCTGCAAAAAGCTTTTGACAAGGTCCCTGTGCTTTCCGACCAGAGCTACCCTTCCAAGGAGAAGTTCTTCGAGGTAGATCCTGATTTTGCTTACTCTGCTTATAGTTCTGCGTTTACAGAGAAGAATTTGGGTAGCCGTGAGCAGTTGAAGGCAAGTGGCGTGAATACGCGCATTATTCCTTATGGCTGCCCTGAGAAGAAGGATCAGCCTAGTGGTGCCAGCATGGATCCGGTGTGGGAAGAGGCGATGACTGTTGCCAAGATCTTTGATATCACCGAGCGTGGCGAGAAGGTAGTTCAGGAGCAGAAGGACCGTTTTGCAGCTCTTGAGAAGAAGGCTCCTGCGAAGGGCAAGAAGTTCGTGTGGTACGACTCCGGCGATAAGGATCCGTACATCGGTACTGGTGAGGGCGGCCCGCAGATGATTATTAATGCGCTGGGCGGCAAGAATATTTTTGAGTCCGAGAAGGGTAACTGGGCTCATTTGTCGTGGGAGTCTGTGATTGAGGCGGATCCGGATTTCATTGTGGTGGCTGATCCTACGTGGGATACCGCTGCGAAGAAGATTGATTATATGAAGAATGATCCGGTGTTGAGCCAGTTGCGCGCGGTGAAAAATGATGCGTTTTTGAAGGTGAAGTTCTCGGAGTCAACACCTGGTTTGTCGTTGATTAATGGTGCTGAGAATTTGGCTGATCAGTTGGCTAAGTTGAACTAG
- a CDS encoding DUF5635 domain-containing protein — MTLSLPNMEDRREQLIAQVESILASAADGRVQKTKETQSVDFKEEAGRRNGPQIEPGKPENPEAADKLADEVACMANTPGGGALIVGIEDKTGQIIGTELDIDWLRQGIFTRIDVAPDVVEKRVLGQRVLAIYVAAAAEPVEDTSDRLRWRVGDSCRPVDRAEWWEYQRAQSGFDPMAQVTTATLGDARPAALALARKWDPAFAELTDEELLRGIGALDAEGFLSQAGKLLFTSLGRTAIELSIFDVHGGQVLNRVVPEPEKSCLEQLDYLEQALNVVNKNNTVVEGFVHKPVPEIPRLAVREAMLNAMIHRDWNRSEPIDVRWIELDSTLIVRSPGGFPAAITSENVLSNRAARYPALADLYRALGLVDKQGVGVDRMYQAMIALGHRPPTIEEIAGPFVETTLVGGRPVLPVLELVSSIVPEARQDDYRIAIVLYLLFQRPFITIDVVARGLQSGKEVARNALEAARQTTVAGAPLIIAHDGVWLLGNACREILRKVEPSPFSPVRYLSTDQAELTNAAMLWLSEVGDLATSDLMAMCGVSRGTAKACVDGLVDEERVVAVGGGRSRRYRLVE; from the coding sequence GTGACTCTGAGCTTGCCGAACATGGAAGACCGTCGTGAGCAACTTATTGCTCAAGTTGAGTCCATCTTGGCCTCGGCTGCCGACGGGCGAGTGCAGAAAACCAAAGAGACACAGTCGGTTGACTTCAAGGAAGAGGCCGGCCGTCGCAATGGTCCGCAGATTGAGCCCGGCAAGCCAGAGAATCCTGAGGCTGCTGATAAGTTGGCGGACGAAGTCGCCTGCATGGCAAACACACCCGGCGGTGGCGCGTTGATCGTGGGAATAGAGGACAAGACAGGTCAGATTATTGGCACTGAGCTAGACATCGATTGGCTGCGTCAAGGTATCTTCACCCGAATTGATGTGGCGCCTGATGTCGTCGAAAAGCGTGTGCTCGGCCAGCGGGTTCTCGCCATCTATGTGGCTGCCGCCGCGGAACCAGTAGAAGACACTTCGGATCGACTGCGGTGGCGGGTTGGTGACTCCTGCCGGCCTGTTGATCGAGCGGAATGGTGGGAATACCAGCGAGCTCAATCCGGATTTGACCCAATGGCGCAGGTCACCACCGCTACGCTGGGCGACGCCCGCCCTGCTGCGCTTGCCCTGGCCCGAAAATGGGATCCCGCATTCGCAGAGCTCACCGATGAAGAACTTCTGCGTGGAATTGGCGCGCTGGATGCCGAAGGATTCCTGTCGCAGGCCGGAAAGCTGCTTTTCACCTCCCTCGGCCGCACTGCGATCGAGCTCAGCATTTTTGATGTGCACGGCGGCCAAGTGCTGAACAGAGTGGTGCCGGAACCGGAGAAGTCTTGCCTGGAACAGCTGGATTATCTGGAACAGGCGCTGAATGTAGTGAATAAGAACAACACCGTGGTGGAAGGCTTCGTCCACAAACCAGTACCTGAGATTCCGCGCCTGGCGGTTCGTGAAGCCATGCTCAACGCTATGATTCACCGCGACTGGAATCGAAGCGAGCCAATTGATGTGCGCTGGATTGAACTCGATAGCACGTTGATCGTTCGTAGCCCAGGTGGCTTCCCTGCTGCAATCACCAGCGAAAACGTGCTGAGCAACCGTGCTGCTCGCTATCCCGCCCTCGCTGACCTGTATCGTGCGCTGGGGTTGGTGGACAAGCAAGGCGTTGGTGTGGATCGCATGTATCAAGCCATGATCGCACTCGGTCACCGCCCACCAACGATCGAGGAAATCGCAGGGCCGTTTGTAGAAACGACCCTAGTAGGTGGCCGTCCGGTGCTGCCGGTGTTGGAATTGGTTTCGTCGATAGTTCCGGAAGCGCGCCAGGACGATTATCGGATCGCGATTGTCCTTTACCTTCTGTTTCAGAGACCGTTCATAACGATTGACGTAGTTGCGCGCGGTCTGCAATCGGGTAAAGAAGTGGCGCGAAATGCGTTGGAAGCGGCGCGTCAAACTACGGTTGCTGGAGCACCCTTGATTATCGCGCACGATGGCGTGTGGTTGCTCGGCAATGCTTGTCGCGAGATTTTGCGTAAGGTCGAGCCTTCACCGTTTTCTCCAGTTCGATATCTGTCCACAGACCAAGCTGAACTAACCAACGCGGCGATGCTGTGGCTGAGTGAAGTTGGGGACCTGGCTACCAGTGACTTGATGGCGATGTGTGGAGTTTCTCGGGGAACAGCCAAGGCATGTGTTGATGGATTAGTGGATGAGGAGCGAGTTGTCGCTGTGGGTGGTGGCCGGTCGCGGCGCTACAGACTGGTGGAATAA
- a CDS encoding FecCD family ABC transporter permease gives MLVQRKSRAVVLGMALCVLTVALALVALHVGAASIPVEQSLSVIGRRLGLIDGSSVTVFEDQVVWQLRLPRVLGALAVGCCLAICGVVLQALTSNELADPYLLGISSGASVGAVTVIVFGVSLPAVALYAAIPTATFVGAIAATVIVLVLARGKSGYLPPGRTILAGVAVAQLCGAYTSLAILMFGERGTANTVLSWTLGSLAGIRWPHVALLAAVTVVALVVMLGASRVLDAFSFGEDAAATLGINVNRARWMLLIATSLITACTVAIAGPIGFVGLTVPHVVRLIVGPRHATLLPLSALTGAFLMVGADTLARTLRENTEIPIGVVTAVVGAPLLIYLLRRQAAQS, from the coding sequence ATGTTGGTGCAGCGTAAGAGCCGTGCGGTTGTGCTCGGTATGGCTTTGTGTGTGCTGACGGTGGCGTTGGCGCTGGTGGCTTTGCATGTGGGGGCGGCATCGATTCCGGTGGAGCAGTCGTTGTCGGTGATTGGCCGCAGGCTTGGGCTTATCGACGGCTCCTCCGTCACTGTTTTTGAGGACCAGGTGGTGTGGCAGCTGCGGTTGCCGCGTGTGCTGGGTGCCCTTGCTGTGGGTTGTTGTTTGGCGATTTGTGGTGTGGTGCTTCAGGCGTTGACGAGCAATGAGTTGGCGGATCCGTATTTGCTGGGTATTTCTTCGGGTGCTTCGGTGGGTGCGGTGACGGTCATTGTGTTTGGTGTGTCGCTTCCTGCGGTGGCGTTGTATGCGGCGATTCCGACGGCGACGTTTGTGGGTGCGATTGCGGCGACTGTGATTGTGCTGGTGTTGGCCCGAGGCAAGTCGGGCTATTTGCCCCCTGGGCGCACGATTTTGGCTGGTGTGGCCGTTGCACAGCTGTGTGGCGCTTATACGTCGTTGGCGATTTTGATGTTCGGTGAGCGTGGCACTGCTAATACGGTGTTGTCGTGGACGCTGGGTTCGTTGGCGGGTATTCGCTGGCCGCATGTGGCGTTGTTAGCAGCGGTGACTGTGGTTGCGTTGGTGGTGATGCTGGGGGCGTCGAGAGTCCTCGATGCGTTCTCTTTTGGTGAAGACGCCGCCGCTACCCTGGGCATTAACGTCAATCGTGCGCGGTGGATGTTGCTTATTGCCACCTCGTTGATTACCGCATGCACGGTGGCTATTGCTGGACCGATTGGTTTTGTAGGTTTGACGGTTCCGCATGTGGTGCGCCTGATCGTAGGGCCGCGTCATGCCACATTGTTGCCGCTTAGTGCGCTTACTGGCGCGTTTTTGATGGTGGGTGCTGATACGTTGGCGCGCACGTTGCGGGAAAATACTGAGATTCCTATTGGCGTGGTCACTGCTGTGGTGGGTGCCCCGTTGCTGATTTATTTGCTTCGGCGTCAGGCGGCGCAGTCATGA
- a CDS encoding ParA family protein, translated as MLLDFKRQTVIYKGYEVRTISFFNNKGGVGKTTLSTNVAHYFALQGKRVLYVDCDPQCNATQLMLTEEQTESIYLDGLNDEVAERNSLAKTVYAIFVPLREGESQIAAEITPMRSERFGVDVLPGHPALSQIEDLMSDSWQSALGRQTGPFRRIHWAGQLAHAMERDDRYDVIFFDVGPSLGPFNRTVLLGCDAFVTPTATDLFSFHAFGNLARWFDAWVTQYAEIHEGNMAEWKKYSADVEAKTRPLRLGGFDGEGLRYLGYTTLEYVKRRANGQEQLVGAFERFRGRFAAEAERISNSLSKHSHSTLLGHVPHMHSMPATAQDVHAPIMELSSSDGVRGAQINQRNAYAEKINSVAANVYKALFPNE; from the coding sequence ATGTTGTTAGATTTTAAGCGACAAACGGTGATCTATAAGGGATATGAAGTGCGCACGATCAGTTTCTTCAACAACAAGGGCGGCGTAGGCAAAACCACGCTATCTACTAACGTGGCCCATTACTTTGCACTGCAGGGAAAACGGGTTTTGTATGTGGATTGCGATCCGCAGTGCAATGCCACTCAGCTGATGCTCACGGAGGAGCAAACGGAAAGTATCTACCTCGATGGCCTCAACGATGAGGTTGCGGAGCGGAACTCGCTGGCTAAAACGGTGTATGCGATTTTTGTTCCGCTGCGTGAGGGGGAGTCGCAGATTGCGGCTGAGATTACTCCGATGCGCTCGGAGCGTTTCGGTGTTGATGTGTTGCCTGGGCACCCAGCGTTGTCGCAGATCGAGGACCTGATGAGTGACTCGTGGCAGTCGGCATTAGGCCGGCAAACCGGTCCGTTTCGACGCATACACTGGGCAGGTCAGCTCGCCCACGCAATGGAGCGCGACGACCGTTACGACGTAATCTTTTTCGATGTTGGTCCCAGCCTCGGCCCCTTTAACCGCACGGTGTTGCTCGGCTGCGATGCCTTTGTCACCCCAACCGCCACGGATCTTTTCAGCTTCCATGCTTTTGGCAACCTCGCCCGCTGGTTTGATGCGTGGGTAACGCAGTATGCGGAAATCCATGAGGGCAACATGGCGGAATGGAAGAAGTATTCCGCCGATGTTGAGGCAAAGACACGTCCGCTGCGCTTGGGTGGTTTTGATGGGGAAGGGCTGCGGTATCTCGGCTACACCACCTTGGAATATGTGAAGCGTCGCGCTAATGGGCAAGAGCAACTAGTTGGTGCTTTTGAACGTTTCCGTGGTCGTTTTGCGGCCGAGGCGGAGCGGATTAGTAACTCTTTGAGCAAGCATTCCCACTCGACCCTGCTGGGACACGTGCCGCACATGCATTCCATGCCGGCTACCGCCCAAGATGTCCACGCCCCGATTATGGAGCTATCCAGCTCCGATGGCGTGCGCGGCGCCCAGATTAATCAGCGTAATGCTTATGCGGAGAAGATTAACTCCGTAGCTGCCAATGTGTATAAGGCGCTGTTCCCGAACGAGTAA
- a CDS encoding VanZ family protein produces the protein MDCVTATNEAIAEASSPEAALEAYIKENLRIAAAEDHGWMMGLAEGISGPMGTDIASAHHELRRRLRSYIPSHRVAGMLEKMASKQIVMVALTLVVMVVVSMTLLKSEFSVAGLWEPSQHQVRRVELQPFRGWSYQEWWRPWVDSLGNVALFVPWGYLLALLGWRLRWPVVVATLASISLSAGIETLQFIFARGYSDIDDVVFNSLGGLLGALVVSRSSWAGSGRAVLVFSVLSVIVLSVFGMSALPA, from the coding sequence GTGGACTGTGTAACCGCAACCAACGAGGCCATCGCTGAGGCGAGTAGTCCAGAAGCCGCACTCGAGGCATATATAAAGGAAAACCTGCGGATTGCTGCTGCTGAGGACCACGGTTGGATGATGGGGCTAGCGGAAGGAATCTCTGGGCCCATGGGAACGGACATTGCTAGCGCCCACCACGAGCTCAGGCGGCGCTTGCGATCGTACATTCCTAGCCATAGGGTGGCGGGGATGTTGGAGAAGATGGCATCGAAGCAGATAGTTATGGTCGCCCTCACCCTTGTGGTGATGGTGGTGGTGTCGATGACACTGCTTAAGAGTGAGTTTTCGGTGGCGGGACTGTGGGAGCCGTCGCAACACCAGGTGCGCAGGGTGGAGCTGCAGCCGTTTCGGGGGTGGAGTTACCAAGAATGGTGGCGGCCATGGGTGGATTCTTTGGGCAATGTGGCGCTGTTTGTTCCGTGGGGATACCTGTTGGCGTTGTTGGGGTGGCGGTTGCGGTGGCCTGTGGTCGTGGCGACGCTGGCGTCGATAAGCCTGAGTGCCGGTATTGAAACATTGCAGTTTATTTTTGCGCGGGGGTATTCCGACATTGACGACGTAGTGTTCAACTCGCTCGGCGGACTGTTGGGGGCGTTGGTGGTGTCGCGTTCGTCATGGGCGGGTAGTGGCCGTGCTGTGCTGGTGTTTTCCGTGCTCTCGGTCATTGTGTTGTCGGTGTTTGGAATGAGCGCGTTGCCGGCGTGA
- a CDS encoding RNA-binding domain-containing protein, which yields MNWTLDSLTEQLAEFRRLHRDSTDIEVKRASELPENLPETTCAFANMPSGGTIILGVDENRDFEVVGVADAAALEEALISQTRNSVKPAPMIECETFTLEGKQVLVAQVNPVPLQNRPAHYRSVAYLRQSDGDYEMNDADLALVEIQKLSHSENFQFDVVPVLNSSIRDLDSVRVKSFLEAARAGSRILSKKIDDQELLETLNIVTVKGELTLAGIYALGEYPQGKAPQLRITAAVQLPREGSSVRTRNMQDFEGPLPDLLESALTWVRQNAPTRNVYDSSGNMRKESVYPLPAVRELIANALVHRDLSPNSDGKWVEIRLCDDRLVISNPGGLRGVSVKQLESATLSKNAVNPRLYDIAKRVRTEADYSVIEGEGAGIQEVLRQTRQALLAKPQLIDTGVQFTAILYGASVFSEAELEWLRSIGGDGLTAVEKHLLVGLRKGESWHLSRILNEFSPITVAEAEKLMHGLKKRGFIESDNKTFALGAHSENQAPRVEKGETTLAKITKNAPTVARALELKSQQSFEELLRTTGLSQGQLRFALDKLQAVGLVVREGGWGVHGTTYHWSVQT from the coding sequence ATGAATTGGACTCTGGACAGTTTGACTGAGCAGCTAGCTGAGTTTCGGCGTTTGCATCGTGACTCCACAGACATCGAAGTCAAACGCGCTAGTGAATTGCCGGAAAACCTGCCAGAAACAACATGTGCGTTTGCCAATATGCCTAGTGGGGGCACAATTATCCTAGGCGTGGATGAAAACCGTGACTTTGAAGTCGTCGGTGTTGCGGATGCGGCAGCGCTTGAAGAAGCGCTCATTAGTCAGACTCGTAACAGTGTGAAACCGGCCCCTATGATCGAGTGTGAGACTTTCACTCTAGAGGGTAAGCAGGTGCTTGTGGCACAGGTCAATCCAGTGCCGTTGCAAAACCGTCCGGCGCACTATCGAAGTGTTGCCTACCTGCGGCAATCCGATGGAGACTACGAAATGAACGATGCCGATCTCGCACTCGTTGAGATCCAGAAACTTTCTCATTCTGAGAACTTCCAGTTCGATGTAGTCCCAGTCTTGAACTCTTCAATCCGAGACTTAGACTCTGTTCGGGTAAAGAGTTTCCTCGAGGCTGCGCGCGCGGGAAGCCGCATCTTGTCCAAGAAAATTGATGACCAAGAACTGCTTGAAACTCTCAATATCGTGACGGTAAAAGGTGAACTCACGCTGGCCGGAATCTACGCCCTGGGCGAGTATCCGCAGGGTAAGGCTCCACAGCTACGCATTACAGCGGCAGTGCAATTGCCACGCGAAGGCAGCAGTGTGCGTACCAGGAATATGCAGGACTTTGAAGGCCCTCTTCCTGACCTGCTCGAATCTGCACTGACGTGGGTAAGACAGAATGCGCCGACGCGGAATGTTTACGACTCCAGTGGAAACATGCGCAAGGAGAGCGTCTACCCGTTGCCTGCCGTCCGCGAGCTGATCGCAAATGCCTTGGTGCACCGCGATCTAAGCCCCAATTCTGATGGAAAATGGGTGGAGATTAGGCTTTGCGACGATCGCCTCGTCATCTCTAATCCGGGTGGACTTCGGGGAGTCTCAGTCAAACAGTTAGAGAGTGCAACTCTTTCCAAGAATGCAGTAAATCCCCGCCTTTATGACATTGCTAAACGAGTTCGCACCGAAGCCGACTACAGTGTCATCGAAGGTGAAGGCGCTGGTATCCAAGAAGTATTGAGGCAAACCCGTCAGGCACTGTTGGCAAAACCTCAACTCATTGATACTGGTGTGCAGTTCACTGCGATCCTCTATGGTGCCTCAGTTTTCAGCGAAGCAGAGTTGGAGTGGCTGCGCAGCATTGGAGGAGATGGCCTTACTGCCGTCGAAAAGCACCTGCTAGTGGGGCTACGAAAAGGGGAAAGCTGGCATTTGTCCAGGATCCTCAATGAGTTTTCGCCCATAACCGTGGCCGAGGCGGAAAAACTCATGCATGGTTTGAAGAAGCGTGGCTTCATTGAGAGTGATAATAAGACTTTCGCTCTAGGAGCACACAGTGAGAATCAAGCGCCCCGTGTGGAAAAAGGGGAAACAACTCTGGCAAAGATCACCAAGAATGCGCCAACAGTAGCCCGCGCATTAGAGCTCAAGTCACAACAGAGCTTTGAAGAACTGCTGCGCACCACAGGTTTGAGCCAGGGGCAGCTGAGATTTGCGCTCGATAAACTGCAAGCTGTCGGGCTAGTTGTGCGCGAAGGAGGCTGGGGCGTTCACGGAACCACCTACCACTGGAGCGTGCAAACCTAA
- a CDS encoding glycoside hydrolase family 25 protein produces MRGVKKKSHLLSGITGGTVAVLTSAMLAIAPAHALPLPIPIGASSGIDVSGHQHPGGIAIDWKSVQRDGQSFAFVKASEGEGWSNDYFTQDAKQAANSGLKVGSYHYARPSKDARTQARHYAAKVAQINDHSLPPVLDIEVAEGKTPEQLAAWTKTFLNEFESQSGRKPMIYTYRYFWIHDMANTKQFAEYPLWLAAYQTQAPEPVGGWDTIDFWQRSGSGRIGGIVGDVDLNLFNGDDAQLDAFAAGNYASAGGKFASISLPGIADLGGDSQALVGAVAALAAGAAAAPQVAQAAENAGLSTEGAEELIKVVQDLINSGNLPIDQLKDLAAGNYSVGDLVILLDNAQHLAATSSEPQNQNIDIDQLVALAKNFI; encoded by the coding sequence GTGCGGGGCGTGAAGAAAAAGAGCCATTTGCTATCCGGAATTACCGGCGGAACTGTTGCAGTGCTGACGTCCGCGATGCTGGCCATCGCACCCGCGCACGCCCTTCCGCTGCCCATCCCCATCGGAGCGTCCTCGGGTATCGACGTCTCCGGCCACCAACACCCAGGCGGAATCGCCATCGACTGGAAGAGCGTCCAACGTGACGGTCAAAGCTTCGCATTCGTCAAAGCCTCCGAAGGTGAAGGCTGGAGCAACGACTACTTCACCCAAGACGCCAAACAGGCAGCCAACAGTGGCCTCAAAGTAGGCAGCTACCACTACGCGCGCCCCTCCAAAGACGCCCGCACCCAAGCACGCCATTACGCAGCCAAGGTCGCCCAAATCAACGACCACTCCCTGCCACCCGTACTCGACATCGAGGTCGCAGAAGGCAAAACCCCAGAACAGCTCGCAGCTTGGACCAAAACATTCCTCAACGAATTTGAGTCCCAATCCGGCCGCAAGCCAATGATCTACACCTACCGCTACTTCTGGATCCACGACATGGCCAACACCAAGCAGTTCGCGGAATACCCACTCTGGCTGGCGGCCTACCAAACCCAAGCCCCAGAACCAGTTGGCGGTTGGGACACCATCGACTTCTGGCAGCGCTCCGGAAGCGGACGTATCGGCGGCATCGTCGGCGACGTAGACCTCAACCTCTTCAACGGCGACGACGCACAACTCGACGCCTTCGCGGCGGGTAACTATGCCTCCGCCGGCGGCAAGTTTGCATCCATCTCACTGCCCGGTATCGCAGACCTCGGCGGCGACTCTCAGGCTCTTGTCGGCGCAGTTGCAGCGCTGGCAGCCGGTGCAGCCGCAGCACCACAGGTAGCACAAGCAGCTGAAAACGCAGGCTTGAGCACCGAAGGCGCAGAAGAACTGATCAAGGTAGTCCAAGACCTCATCAACTCCGGGAATCTCCCCATCGACCAGCTCAAAGACCTCGCAGCCGGAAACTACTCCGTAGGCGACCTCGTGATCCTGCTCGACAACGCCCAGCACCTTGCTGCCACATCAAGCGAGCCACAAAACCAGAACATCGACATCGACCAGCTCGTCGCCTTGGCGAAGAACTTTATCTAA